The Sulfurihydrogenibium sp. YO3AOP1 genome has a window encoding:
- the rpsO gene encoding 30S ribosomal protein S15, whose protein sequence is MSITAEKKQELIKKFALHENDTGSPEVQIAVLTERIRNLTEHIKANKKDLHSRRGLIGMVNKRRKLLNYLKRESEERYRKIIEALNIRETSNESK, encoded by the coding sequence ATGTCAATTACTGCTGAGAAAAAGCAAGAGCTTATTAAAAAGTTTGCATTACATGAAAATGATACTGGTTCTCCAGAGGTCCAAATTGCTGTTTTAACTGAAAGAATCAGAAATCTTACAGAGCATATAAAAGCAAACAAAAAAGACCTTCACTCAAGAAGAGGTCTTATCGGAATGGTTAACAAAAGAAGAAAGCTTTTAAACTATCTCAAAAGAGAGAGCGAAGAAAGATATAGAAAAATTATTGAAGCATTAAACATCAGAGAAACATCTAACGAAAGCAAATAA
- a CDS encoding IS5-like element ISSulsp1 family transposase, whose translation MRKTGISFKQIYKLTKRFFKKIKHKEKKNSQRGRPRKYKDEFIIAIFLYQTLKQYSYREVLQELKYFGFKTPSLNDYHYRIKQFNKNTLKLLLEKTGQYFIEKIKDEIQCYIADATGFAYGDIYSLKWRRGIEVKQIKSHIRLEVIMAVDNEDKVVILGCETGKAYASEIKMLNQILDKVDFIKGLPFIADKGYDSISVIQKILDIGLIPAIKIKETFRIKIKHPLRQLSKENWLKYGKKRYRIESLFGNIKNKANSVFRVKREDIAKKLAIAWAILWNFYMILIYVFLFILSVLIFRRSFF comes from the coding sequence ATGAGAAAAACAGGAATATCCTTTAAACAAATCTATAAACTTACAAAAAGATTTTTTAAAAAGATTAAACATAAGGAAAAGAAAAATAGTCAAAGAGGTAGACCAAGAAAGTACAAAGATGAGTTCATAATAGCTATATTTCTATACCAAACACTAAAACAATATTCTTATAGAGAAGTTCTTCAAGAGCTTAAATATTTTGGCTTTAAAACCCCTTCTCTAAATGACTATCATTATAGGATTAAACAATTTAATAAAAACACTTTAAAATTATTGCTGGAAAAAACAGGACAGTATTTTATTGAAAAAATCAAAGATGAAATACAGTGCTACATAGCAGATGCTACAGGTTTTGCCTATGGAGATATTTATAGCCTTAAATGGAGAAGAGGGATAGAGGTAAAACAGATAAAATCCCATATAAGACTTGAGGTTATTATGGCAGTAGATAACGAAGATAAAGTGGTAATTTTGGGATGTGAAACAGGTAAAGCCTATGCAAGTGAGATAAAGATGTTAAATCAGATATTAGACAAAGTAGATTTTATCAAAGGACTACCTTTTATAGCTGATAAAGGTTATGATTCAATAAGTGTAATACAAAAAATCTTAGACATTGGACTTATTCCTGCTATAAAGATAAAGGAAACATTTAGAATAAAAATAAAGCATCCATTGAGACAGTTATCAAAGGAAAATTGGTTAAAGTATGGAAAGAAAAGATATAGAATAGAATCTTTATTTGGTAATATAAAGAACAAAGCAAATTCAGTGTTTAGAGTTAAAAGAGAAGATATAGCTAAGAAGTTAGCTATTGCTTGGGCTATTCTTTGGAATTTCTACATGATTTTAATTTATGTATTTTTGTTTATCCTATCAGTCTTAATTTTTAGAAGAAGTTTTTTTTGA
- a CDS encoding polyribonucleotide nucleotidyltransferase: MEEIKIETVVNGAPYSIETGYFAKQANGAVIVRQGDTAVLVAAVMSEEPQADIDFLPLTVEYREKYYAYGKIPGGFVKREGKPSEREILVARNIDRPIRPLFPKGFYNDVIITAYTLSADDQYDPDVLGIVGASAALHISDIPFEGPIAGVRVCRVDGQFIVNPTYQQKAKSDLEIVVAGSKDAIVMVEGGAKEVPEEVILEAMLFGHQEIKKLIELQEELRAKYGKEKIEIPIDEEEILLKEKFKELAYVRIKEAFNISDKKERNKQINAIFEEIKTTLEIPEEKVKKASFVYKDVVSNVMRDLVLYENIRIDGRKPEEIRPIWIKVGVFPRNHGSAIFTRGQTQAFVTVTLGSPSEGQIEESIEAGETLKRFMLHYNFPPFSTGEAKPPRPVSRREIGHGNLAERALEPLIPSEEEFPYVIRVVSDILESNGSTSMATVCGGSLALFDAGVPMKKHVAGIAMGLIKSEDKFVVLSDILGDEDHLGDMDFKVAGTRDGVTSIQMDIKVKGLTREILQKALEQAREGRNYILDLMYQAIPEPRKELSPYAPTVTTLRVLPEKISVIIGPAGKNIKKIIEETGVKIDLDPTGLVKIYATSKIAAEKAIDMINQLIMDIELGEVYLGKVTRVEDYGAFVELMPGKLSLLHVSQISSERLKSAKDVVKVGDVLKVKVSEIDDQGRIKVSLKDVPENVEAKNKFLFE, translated from the coding sequence ATGGAAGAGATTAAAATAGAAACTGTAGTCAACGGAGCACCATATAGCATAGAAACAGGATACTTTGCAAAGCAGGCAAACGGTGCCGTAATCGTAAGACAAGGAGATACAGCAGTTTTAGTTGCTGCAGTTATGTCTGAAGAGCCTCAAGCTGATATAGATTTTCTTCCATTAACGGTTGAATACAGAGAAAAATATTATGCTTATGGTAAGATCCCGGGTGGATTTGTTAAAAGGGAAGGAAAACCTTCAGAGAGAGAAATTTTAGTTGCAAGAAATATAGATAGACCTATCAGACCTTTATTCCCAAAAGGTTTTTATAATGATGTAATCATCACAGCTTATACATTATCCGCAGATGATCAGTATGACCCAGATGTTTTAGGTATAGTTGGAGCTTCTGCTGCTTTGCATATCTCAGACATCCCATTTGAAGGGCCAATTGCTGGTGTTAGAGTTTGTAGAGTAGATGGTCAATTTATAGTTAATCCAACTTATCAACAAAAAGCAAAATCGGATTTAGAAATTGTTGTTGCTGGTTCTAAAGACGCCATCGTTATGGTAGAGGGTGGGGCTAAGGAAGTTCCAGAAGAGGTTATTCTTGAAGCTATGCTTTTTGGTCATCAGGAAATTAAAAAATTAATAGAATTACAAGAAGAGCTTAGGGCAAAATACGGAAAAGAAAAAATTGAAATACCAATAGATGAAGAAGAAATTTTACTGAAAGAGAAATTTAAAGAATTAGCCTATGTAAGAATTAAAGAAGCATTTAATATTTCAGATAAAAAAGAAAGAAATAAACAGATAAATGCTATTTTTGAAGAAATTAAAACTACATTAGAAATTCCTGAAGAAAAAGTAAAAAAAGCTTCTTTTGTCTATAAAGATGTTGTTAGTAATGTTATGAGAGACCTTGTACTTTATGAAAATATAAGAATTGATGGAAGAAAACCAGAAGAAATTAGACCTATTTGGATAAAAGTTGGAGTTTTCCCAAGAAATCATGGTTCAGCTATCTTTACAAGAGGGCAGACTCAAGCTTTCGTAACTGTAACACTTGGTTCACCTTCTGAAGGACAGATAGAAGAGAGTATAGAAGCCGGTGAGACTCTAAAAAGATTTATGCTACATTATAACTTCCCACCATTCTCAACAGGAGAAGCAAAGCCTCCAAGACCGGTATCAAGAAGAGAGATTGGTCATGGAAATCTTGCAGAGAGGGCATTGGAACCTTTAATTCCATCGGAAGAGGAATTTCCATATGTTATAAGAGTAGTATCTGATATTTTAGAATCTAACGGCTCAACATCTATGGCAACAGTTTGCGGCGGTTCATTGGCATTATTCGATGCTGGCGTTCCAATGAAAAAACATGTTGCCGGAATAGCAATGGGTTTAATAAAAAGTGAAGATAAATTTGTAGTATTATCTGATATTCTTGGAGATGAAGATCATCTTGGCGATATGGACTTTAAAGTTGCCGGAACAAGAGATGGTGTAACTTCTATACAAATGGATATTAAAGTTAAAGGTTTAACAAGGGAAATTTTACAGAAAGCATTAGAGCAAGCAAGAGAAGGCAGAAACTATATACTTGACCTTATGTATCAAGCTATACCAGAGCCACGAAAAGAGTTATCTCCATATGCACCAACAGTAACAACTCTTAGAGTACTTCCAGAAAAAATAAGCGTGATTATAGGTCCAGCAGGTAAAAATATTAAGAAGATAATAGAAGAAACAGGCGTTAAGATTGACTTAGATCCAACTGGTTTAGTAAAGATATATGCAACAAGTAAAATAGCTGCAGAAAAAGCTATCGATATGATAAATCAGCTTATAATGGATATAGAGCTTGGAGAAGTATACTTAGGTAAAGTTACAAGAGTTGAAGATTATGGTGCATTTGTAGAATTAATGCCTGGTAAATTATCATTATTACATGTATCACAAATCTCTTCAGAAAGATTAAAATCTGCTAAGGATGTAGTTAAAGTAGGAGATGTTTTAAAAGTTAAAGTTTCAGAAATTGATGACCAAGGTAGAATAAAAGTTTCTCTAAAAGACGTTCCAGAAAATGTAGAAGCTAAAAATAAATTTTTATTTGAATAA
- a CDS encoding 2,3,4,5-tetrahydropyridine-2,6-dicarboxylate N-succinyltransferase, whose translation MEELKKLILEAWENREFLKENKYKEAVRETIDLLDNGKIRVAEKINGEWIVNEWIKQAILLYFPIQEMQVMEVGPFEYYDKIPLKKNYKERGVRVVPPATARYGSYIEPGAILMPSYVNIGAYVGSGTMVDTWATVGSCAQVGKNVHLSGGVGLGGVLEPPSARPVIIEDNCFIGSRCIIVEGVIVEEEAVLGANVVITASTRIIDVSGDEPVEYRGRVPARSVVVPGTITKKFPAGEYGVQCALIIGKRKESTDKKTSLNDALREFNVSV comes from the coding sequence ATGGAAGAACTTAAAAAACTTATTTTAGAAGCATGGGAAAACAGAGAGTTTTTAAAAGAAAATAAATACAAAGAAGCAGTAAGAGAAACCATTGACTTATTAGACAATGGAAAAATAAGAGTAGCAGAGAAGATAAATGGCGAATGGATAGTCAATGAATGGATAAAGCAAGCTATTTTATTATACTTTCCTATTCAAGAGATGCAGGTTATGGAAGTTGGACCTTTTGAATATTACGATAAAATTCCTTTAAAGAAAAATTATAAAGAAAGAGGCGTTAGAGTTGTTCCGCCAGCAACAGCAAGATATGGAAGTTATATAGAGCCGGGAGCGATTCTTATGCCATCTTATGTAAATATTGGTGCTTACGTTGGAAGCGGAACAATGGTTGATACATGGGCAACGGTTGGTTCTTGTGCCCAAGTTGGAAAAAACGTTCACCTTTCAGGTGGAGTAGGTTTAGGTGGAGTCTTAGAACCACCTTCAGCAAGACCTGTAATAATAGAAGATAACTGCTTTATAGGTTCCAGATGTATTATCGTAGAAGGTGTAATAGTAGAAGAAGAGGCTGTTTTAGGAGCTAACGTTGTAATAACAGCTTCTACAAGAATTATAGACGTTTCTGGTGATGAACCTGTAGAGTACAGAGGAAGAGTTCCTGCAAGAAGCGTTGTAGTGCCAGGAACAATCACGAAGAAATTCCCGGCTGGTGAGTATGGCGTACAATGTGCTTTAATTATCGGAAAAAGAAAAGAGTCAACAGATAAAAAAACTTCTTTAAACGATGCGTTGAGAGAGTTTAACGTTTCTGTTTAG
- a CDS encoding EscU/YscU/HrcU family type III secretion system export apparatus switch protein — protein MDEKKAVALRYERYRDSAPKVVAKGKGIIAERIIEVAKQHGVYLKEDPTLVEVLSGLELYEEIPEELYKVIAEIFVLIYQAKQKR, from the coding sequence ATGGATGAGAAAAAAGCAGTAGCTTTGAGATATGAAAGGTATAGAGATTCTGCTCCAAAGGTTGTAGCTAAAGGTAAAGGTATAATTGCAGAAAGAATTATAGAGGTAGCAAAACAACACGGAGTTTATCTCAAAGAAGACCCGACGTTGGTTGAGGTTTTGTCGGGTCTTGAACTTTATGAAGAAATTCCTGAAGAACTTTATAAAGTAATTGCTGAAATTTTTGTATTAATCTACCAAGCTAAACAGAAACGTTAA